Part of the Paenibacillus sp. YPG26 genome, CCGGGGTTGGAGCCACCTTGATGCCGCAAGCCTCAAGCATGGCGATCTTTTCTTTGGCCGTACCTTTACCGCCAGAGATAATCGCTCCCGCATGACCCATGCGTTTGCCTGGAGGAGCGGTGACGCCGCCAATAAAGCCAACAACCGGCTTCTTCATATTGTCGCGTACCCACTCTGCCGCTTCTTCTTCCGCTGTACCGCCAATTTCACCAATCATAATTACCGCATGAGTCTCGGGATCCTCGTTAAATCTGGACAAGATATCGATGAACTCCGAGCCCTTCACCGGGTCACCCCCGATTCCCACTGCGGAGGACTGTCCAATACCGCGAGTCGTCAATTGGTGAACCGCTTCATAGGTCAGCGTACCACTGCGGGAGACCACACCCACATGGCCCGGTCTGTGGATATAACCCGGCATGATACCGATCTTGCATTCGCCTGGTGTAATTACCCCTGGACAGTTCGGTCCGATAAGTACGGTATTCTTGCCTTCCATATAGCGTTTCACTTTCACCATATCGAGTACAGGGATGCCCTCGGTAATACAGATAACCAGTTCCATCCCCGCATCCACGGCCTCCATAATCGAATCTGCCGCATAAGCCGGCGGAACATAGATGACGTGCGCTGTCGCGCCCGTTGCTTCCTTGGCTTCACGAATCGAGTTGAAGATCGGCAGCGTTACCGTCTCGCCGTTCTCCAGAGTGATATCCAGACTTGTACCGCCTTTGCCCGGAGTTACACCACCGACCATTTGCGTGCCATATTCAAGCCCGCCTCTTGTATGGTAGAGTCCGGTTGCTCCCGTAATACCTGAGGTGGTGACTTTCGTATTTTTATCGACCAAAATACTCATATCCAAAGCCTCCTTCTAAATTCCGTATTATGATACGAGCTCTACAATCTTGCGGGCACCGTCAGCCATGGAATCCGCAGAGACAATAGCAAGTCCCGATTCAGCCAAGATTTTTTTACCTAATTCGACATTGGTCCCTTCAAGCCGAACCACAAGCGGACGGTCCAGTGAGACCTGCCGTGCCGCTTCAACAATTCCTTCAGCGATAACATCACAACGCATGATGCCGCCGAATATATTAACGAAAATACCTTTTACCTTGCTGTCGGAAAGAATAATCTTGAATGCTTCCGTTACTTTCTCCGCTGTTGCGCCGCCCCCTACATCGAGGAAGTTGGCAGGATCGCCGCCATAATATTTGATGATATCCATCGTTGCCATGGCAAGGCCAGCCCCATTAACCATACAGCCGATATTGCCGTCAAGGGCAATGTAGCTGAGATCAAATTTGGAGGCTTCGATCTCCTTCGCATCTTCTTCCTCCAGGTCGCGCAGTTCGAGAATATCCTTATGGCGGAACAGGGCATTGGAGTCAAAGTTAAGCTTCGCATCCAGCGCCATAACTTCGCCATCGCCTGTAACCACAAGCGGGTTAATCTCCGCTATAGAGCAGTCCTTCTCAATGAATGCAGTATATAGAGCCAGCATGAACTTCACAGCTTTGTTCACAAGTTCATTCGGAATGTTAATCGCGTATGCCAATCTGCGGGCCTGGAATACCTGGAGCCCCACAGCCGGGTCCACAACTTCTTTGAAAATTTTCTCCGGAGTTGCCGCCGCAACTTCCTCAATCTCCGTACCGCCTTCCTCGGAAGCCATAAGCACGATACGGCCGGTTGCGCGGTCAACGACCACACCGACGTAATATTCCTTGCGGATATCACAGCCCTGCTCAATCAGCAGACGCTTCACTTCTTTGCCTTCCGGTCCAGTCTGGTGCGTTACCAGAACCTTGCCAAGAATCTCATTTGCATAAGTACGAACTTCATCCAGATTTTTAGCTACTTTGACGCCACCTGCTTTACCGCGGCCACCTGCGTGTATTTGAGCCTTCACGACGACCACTGGGCTGCCCAGTGCTTCGGCTGCTTCCACGGCTTCATCCACCGTAAATGCCACCCGTCCTTGCGGAACGGTCACTCCATATTGCTTTAGGACTTCTTTTCCTTGATATTCATGGATATTCACTCTAGAATCCTCCTATCAACGGGCGGTTATTAAGGTTATGAAAAATTCCATATTATTTCAAACCCACAATATTGTATCATGTTTTTAAAACGCTTTCCTTAAAAAATTCAGGGATTCCCCACTTTT contains:
- the sucC gene encoding ADP-forming succinate--CoA ligase subunit beta, with protein sequence MNIHEYQGKEVLKQYGVTVPQGRVAFTVDEAVEAAEALGSPVVVVKAQIHAGGRGKAGGVKVAKNLDEVRTYANEILGKVLVTHQTGPEGKEVKRLLIEQGCDIRKEYYVGVVVDRATGRIVLMASEEGGTEIEEVAAATPEKIFKEVVDPAVGLQVFQARRLAYAINIPNELVNKAVKFMLALYTAFIEKDCSIAEINPLVVTGDGEVMALDAKLNFDSNALFRHKDILELRDLEEEDAKEIEASKFDLSYIALDGNIGCMVNGAGLAMATMDIIKYYGGDPANFLDVGGGATAEKVTEAFKIILSDSKVKGIFVNIFGGIMRCDVIAEGIVEAARQVSLDRPLVVRLEGTNVELGKKILAESGLAIVSADSMADGARKIVELVS
- the sucD gene encoding succinate--CoA ligase subunit alpha, whose protein sequence is MSILVDKNTKVTTSGITGATGLYHTRGGLEYGTQMVGGVTPGKGGTSLDITLENGETVTLPIFNSIREAKEATGATAHVIYVPPAYAADSIMEAVDAGMELVICITEGIPVLDMVKVKRYMEGKNTVLIGPNCPGVITPGECKIGIMPGYIHRPGHVGVVSRSGTLTYEAVHQLTTRGIGQSSAVGIGGDPVKGSEFIDILSRFNEDPETHAVIMIGEIGGTAEEEAAEWVRDNMKKPVVGFIGGVTAPPGKRMGHAGAIISGGKGTAKEKIAMLEACGIKVAPTPAEMGSTLVSVLEERGILNQCTTH